The Plasmodium cynomolgi strain B DNA, chromosome 5, whole genome shotgun sequence genome segment TGTGGGTAAGCAAACTTGGAgcctcaaaaaaaaactcacaaagtgaaaattttgacaaaaatCACAAACTTAGCAAATTTGTTCACACCAAGTGTGTGCTAAAActgacttaaaaaaaaaatataaatacataatataCCCTTCACATACACGGCTGTGCAACATTTGCCCGCCAGCCTCAGAATCATCTACATTTATTATATGCCTTaaagagaaatgaaaaaaattctctgcTCCTTTTCGAAATTGCAAGAAACGTTgaaatggaatttttttcactgataattttatttattttttttttttttttttttttactattttttaagttgtaCAATTAGCTGCAATTTATCAAATCAGCTTcggataaaaaaagtgacgtGTGGGGGGGCGGCATTTGTGCCCGTTTAGGCCGCTCCTCAAATTCGAGGTTTGCGCTATTCCGACCCTCAGGCGGGGTTGGGCGGTAATAAAGTCGCACGTATGCGAAAATGTATGCAGCAGTTTATACACTCACCAGCATcctttgtaaatatttttgcgtGCGTCGACAGCATCGATCAACTCAGAAAAGAGGATAAATTTATCACCCCTCAAGTTTAACAAAATTAGTCACCTTTGACAGGCATATTCCATCAACCCACTCACTCTgtcgcaaaaatgaaaaaaataaaaacgaccATGATGATGCGCAGGTAATCGCGGACACAGTGCGAAGGGCATTCCAAGTGGATGATGAACACCACAGGAGGAACGGTGCCCGCCAACTGGCACAAACCCTTCCACGTTAGATGAACTACCCCCCCAGCTGCAACCAACTACTGCCAATTCTTGATCTATGAGAAGGCCCGCGAGCAActtaatttttctccccccagAAAAAGGACTGCCCCGTGCGGAGGAATATTCCCACACCATATCGACCACACCAACTTCGCCACAGAAAAGTGAACAATTTTACGTGAAAGAAACGTGGGGCGAGTTGGGCCCAGAAAAGTCGCAAAGGAGACAACGCGTTATGGCTGGTCatgcggggaaaaaaaaaaaaaaaaaaaaaaagacggggcgaaaaataaatagccAAAAGGTGAACGAATTAGTCAACCAGATGAACGAATTAGTCAGCCAGGTGAACTAATTAGTCAGCCAGGTGAACGAATTAGTCAGCCAGGTGAGCTAATTAGTCAGCCAGGTGAACGAATTAGCCACCCGGTGAACGAATTAGCCACCCGGTGAACAAACCACGTACAACAGGGAAAACCAAGTTACGCCTCCTAACTGGCGAGCACGTACCCCCCACCAACCGCCGCTACACCACGAACAACTCAACATTGGCGGATGCGAAAACATTGACGTTGTTCTTTATCTTGGTCTTGCGCTTGATTAGCACGCTGGGCAAAGTAACAAATCCGTGCGTGAAAATAATGAAGGACCATCTAAGCCTAATGGATTGGTACGGCAgcaaaatattcttcattaTCCTACCTCCTGTTATAATATACGTCTTCTTCCCAAAACCGTCATTTGTGTCATCAGACATGTAGTTATCCTgatcaaataaattttccaaGTCGTCCGATGAGAGTACAGAAGAGTCGGAGGTACTCTCGGAtgtattgttattattatagtattcctgttcatttttgaatTTGAATTCGTGCACCTTTTTGGTACTCTGTACGCTACTGGGTTCATCCCAACTGCTTTTCATGACAAcaccttcttcctttcttttctcccctcGATCACGCCCACCCCTCTTCCGgtcgtacaaaaaaattataacttcCTCGGTGATATTCGTCTCATTAGTAATCACCGATTCGACGACAAAAATTTCGTTACATTTTGCCGTTCTTTCATAAAGGAGGTCTATccttattttgcttttcttcacGTCGTTCACTGGGGAGTAGTAGTTCCCTTCCCCCTCGCCCATCCTGTCGTCAATCCGATCGGCACGTGGCACCTTTACCACAAGTGTACGGATGATATTTCTccacattttgttaaaagggaaaaaaaggttccTAACGTTAAAGTGGTACTTTATGATAATGCCACCCCCTTCTggattcttttcttttacaaaGTTGCAGTAAGTACTTTTGTGACTTACCTCCACGGTACCTTTGAATGTCCCTCCCCTTATTTCCTCAACGATAATTCCATGAGCATTATTGTTGTGTATGTATAAGTAGTACTGCACTGCATCGTTCCTCCACCCGGGGCTTGTCTCCTCCTTCTTACGATGGCTTAAAAGTTGCACGTCACCTTGGCAGTCATTCGGTTTGGACGTAGGAGCGGAAACTTCCTCCGTGGAGCCCCTATTCATGATACCCCCATTCAtagtattcctttttaaaccaccgtctttttctccctccttttcttcctccttttctccctccttttctccctccttttcttcctccttttctccctcctcctcctcctcttcaatGGCGCCCCCTCCACGGGCAACCCGCGTGACCATCGTTATGACAGACGGCTCCACGGAATACCTCCCTGGGTACTTCAGCTGGTCCTCGAAGTCAGCGCTTCTAAAGGAGAAATCAAAATTGACATTCACGTGTTTGCTCCCCCGGGTTGGACATACAAGAAGTGGGACGCACATCAGGTTATCCGCGATACTTgcgtaaaaggggaaatcgTTTCTTCCTCGATTTGTTCGACGATTGGTTAGACAGTTGGTTTGACGATTTGGTCCGCGTGaacctccattttttcttccccttttcattcCATACGGCATGCAGCACTGGTTGCAGAAGTTGCTTCTTCCGTACAgttttccccccctgcgcTTAGCATCAACACGGTTTCCCTGCCGTtccacttgaaaaaaaaatacatcctTTTCTGGGTGGCTTAACTTGGAGTCTACTTCTCCACTGCCACGGTGCGATAGCAACTCCTGAAGGGCCTCGTCCACGACCAATTCTTTCACTTCGTCCTGGTTGAGAATTAGGCGCGGGGTATCCCCGGGGCATGTGCGCCTGGCGTCTGCGGCCCTCTCGTAAGCAAGTTCGTCCTGACCGCTTCTTCCACCACTGCTGCCTTCACTGCTATCGccgctgcttcccccactGCTGCCTTCACTACTATCGCCACTGCTTCCCCCACTGCTACCCCCCTCCACCAATCTGCACACCTGCtcgccccccccaaaaaacgCAACACTTTGATCTCTGTGGACCCGGCGTACCCCCAAAACACTGCCCTTCCTCGTCAACAAATAAACAAGCAAATTATCCTCCCCCTCACAGTCAtaagaaaaacgaaactcAAAAGATTTTACATATTTAGAGTACctcacaaaaatgagcaaaggGTTGTATTCGTTTAGGTAAAGAACGTCGTTCCGACAGTGTACAAAATAATGGACGTACTTCGTTAGTGCCTTCTGAAAAAATTGACTCTTTCCGTTTCgtacaattttgttcatgTAATCATTTAGGTACACTCCTTCcttcaatttgaaaaaatttgattcTTCCCTTCCCTCTTTGATGACTCTTATTTGGaagatttttctttcctctttttttggtTCCTTCGGGTGTCCTGTTGTAATTACTCCGTGGGTAGTTTCTCTCGACGCAGCGTCAATAGTACTACCATGATTTAGGGTCTCTTTCCGTGCAGATTTTTCTTCGTCTAGGCTGCCTACCTTGGGGGGTTCCCCTCCCTGGGGAATCCTCTCGAGGAACTTCTCCCTCATAATGGATACACTAACTTGATGAATTCGCATCCGAACAATGTTGCAAGAAATGTTCAAATAGAGATCGACATAATTAACTTctatttgctttttctttccctcaggtataaaaaaactcactatgtttttttcccccaaggAGTACCCCTTCCAAGAGGCACCCTCAAGTGGGTCATTCCTACAGTGATGCTCCCTAATGAGCTCACTCTCCCTCGCTATGCAGTTCAGCACACTTTTACCATTCAACCCAACTTCGTTCACAACCTCCGCTGTAGCAAAAATTACTCCTTCAGACTTATTAGGAAAGCTTAACTTGTAGAAGGACACGTGGTTGTTCATAGAGATACCGAtaaaaggtgaaaaggggaaatctACATgggtcccattttttatttctaaaaaTGAGGCAATCCCATTGGGTTTAATCAAACAGTATAACTTTACGTAAACGTTTCGTATCGATATAGTGGGTGGTTCCTCGAGGGGGGggactccttcttctccttttgtgaTTTCACAATacttggagaaaaaatcactaaaatttttctgttctctttttttgttgttccttATTAGGTCGTTTAAATACTCGAAACATATTTGGATGAACATGTGTTTGTACTCCTTGATGTTAAGCGGTTCTTCTTTAGAGGAAGATCCGTCTAAGGCGCTTCCCCATTTATCCGGGTGGAGCAAACGGCCCATGCAGCTCAGCGTGAGAAGCAGCATGGGTTCGTGCGTATGTGAGTTCCTGCggagagtggaaaaaaaaaaggcaaaaaattaacacacaAGGTGGGCTTAAAAATGGACACATagaattcacaaaatgggtgcACTGGGCAGCGACGCAGCTGAGCGGATCACTTCATCGCACGAAGCAACCAAGTTTGGAAGCAACCAACGTACGATGCCGCCAACCAGACAACCAGCCAACCCGCGGAACCTTACCGAGTGCGCTCGTAGCTCCGCTTCGCCGATATCACCCCCAACAGCGTGCGCAAGTCGCCCAAGGGACAGATTCCCTCCCTCAAGGCGCCCACGCCCACTGCACTCAAAACGGAGGAGTCTTCCTGGCTGCCATAAAACGACAGCAACAAGTACAGGCAAAAACGGTAGTTCCCCCGTTCATAATAAATCagacacaaaaaataaatgacgaGTCGGAACAAATGGCTAATCTGCTTGGCGCTAATGATACTATATATTTCAATTAAAAAGTTTTGAACAAAGTCCTGTAAAACTGAAACAGGGCACATCTTAAAATAACTGTCAAATTGGGTGACAGGTGAAAAGGCCTCCACTATTTTGTCCCTCTTCCTGCGCGCTTTCAACATGTAATATATGCAGAAGCAGCAGTACATTCCATACAACACTGTGTCCTTTCGGTTCATGTTCAtgttttttacaattctGTAAAAATAGAGGTAGATGCAGGAGAGCAGGTTGTAGTATAGGTACTCCTTCATCGTGAGGTCGTACAGGAGGTGGACACTCTCATTCGCGCagtgcttttcttttccattggGTGCCTCTCCTCTGCAGTTATCCCAACACTTTAAAGAGGTAATCAAATCGGAGCAACCAGTTATGCCATACATGGAAATGACATGGGAAAGTCTGCCCCCACCCCTGGGTATATCTCCTACACCCTCTCCCGCTTCTTCTACTAcgtctgcttctgcttctgctccttctgctccttctgctccttcttctgctccttcctcctccctcCGCATCAACGCcaagtaaataattttattatgagTATAAATATGATGAATAGCCTTCTTaaaatctttaaaaaataaatatatgtatatcatCCGAATGCTTActgagttgaaaaaaatgacatactTGAAAAAGGTGAGTTTGTCTGAAAATGTATTTTCACCTGCAAAAAGACTTTACATAGATTCACGTAAATCTTCATACTTTCATCATACCTTTCTAGGATCTCCAAAACGTATGCCttcttaaaattataattaaaaaaagtgagtaTGTTTTGTCCACTTTTTCTCTCAAAGCTTATTATGTGTTGtttaaaaaaggcattaaTACAATCTCTCAAAAGATTTTCTAACTTTTTGATTTTGTTATGTATCTCCTTTAGTCCTAATGTGATAAAAATCGCGCTGATGTTTTTAGAATTTAGAAGGCTAATATATTTGATGTACTGTTCTGTGTTTTGTGTATTTTCTGGCAGAATGACCAGCACAACAAttttgcagatttttttcctcctcatgaTTATTGCGTTTATTTCTTCTATTCGATCCATCAGGTCTTTGTTCACTTGGCTCATGAAGGCTGCGTTCTGCACGCAAGCGCGCGAGAGTTGGGGTTCACCCGGTTGGAAGGGGTCCACCTGGCCGGGGCTCTCCAGGGAAGGACTTTCCCCAGTTCGGCTTTCCCCAGTTCGGCTTTCCCCATTGGGACTTTCCCCAGTTGGACTTTCCCTGTTTGACCCCTCCACGGTGGGACTCTCCCCAGTTGAGCCCCtgtcttcccccccctcattAGCAATGCCCTGCCAGTCGACGCAAAATATCACAACAGACGAAGCCACCTTCATCTTTTTCAGCCAGGAGTGCATCAGCATGGCATGTCCACCTTCCCCCTCACTTGCGtaagaatttattttgtgaatACTGCCATAATCGTAGCTACTTATTTTCACATTCCTGTCCTTcatattttgctttaaattTTCTACTATCTCCTCTTTTATGTCGTCATTAAGAATTACGCTAACGTTTACACTCGCCCGGTCGTAGATTTCCTCCTCGTACAGCTCCATGTTACGTCCCTTCTTCACTTCTCCCCTTGGGGTAACTCGAGCGGGGTACGTGCGCCTCCACGTGTGGGTGCACGCGTAGGTGATGTGTCCTCGTCCGACTTAGCCGCTGGGATTCTTCCATAAGTGCGCATGTTCGAGCGCGTGGCCTCGAAACGATCCCTTCAGTTTTGATCCCGGCTGGCTACGCAAATCGGTATCCCCCGCCTCTTCCCCGTACAGCCATGACCGCAGCTGCTGCGAAGGTCACCGCTACTGCTACCGccactactactgctactactaccgccactactactgctactactgctgctactactacCGCTACTACTACCGCTACTATTACCGCTACTGTGtgttttaacttttttgcTCTCTCGATTTTATCAGCCTTctcaatttttcaaatcgcAGCCTCTTCATCAGAAGTTCATCCGCCCTCATGAGGTAGGTATCCCCCTTgcttgtttctttttcttttttctttctttttttccttttttttttttttttttttctccttttttctgatttGCTACACTTAAAGGAACCCCGAGCAGGGGAGTGCTCATTAGGAAGGCTCGATCGGCGGGGGGCCCTTGCAGATTATACTCCCCCGTTTGTGCACACGGAGAGGCACGTACGTTAATGCGCTGTGGTCCTCAGGCGATTACAAGTTTACACGTTCGTGCCTACCCGCCTCGACCATTTTCGTGTGTCACCACAGCCCCTACTTTAGCGCACGCTGGACTCCCGTGACGCGCAAACCATtatgctacttttttttttttcctctaaaaatatataaaacgAAACGTAGAGGAATAcgctagttttttttttctacactaTATGGGGGGAATTCCCCTCGTTCAGTTGTTAGAATATCCCTGAGGGAGATGTCCCGAAATTGTACCACAGGGTAGGCGAACTGCTATTCTAACACCCACCCCGATCTACTCTGTTCGTGGTTATTCATGTATAGCAGCTAATTTTACCCTTCTCTGCTGCGCCTCCAAAGAATCCTGAATCACCATCCTTTTTAGTgagtacaaaaaaggaggaggaggacaaaCTATCTTATCTGCACCCCTTGTCACCTAAAAAATGACAGCACCttcaacttaaaaaaaagataaaaaaaaaatcgccacACCCATTCTTAATATAACAATTTCATTGGTccatccttttttcgttaaaggtgagatgaacaaaatgtaaaagcaaaatatttatcagcGGGACTTCACGTGTGCAGCACCTACATCATTCTCAAGTGAAATTCTTGCACTTAAAGTGACAGGCCTGCTTGCTTTGTTTCGCATGTGAAGAGGAACTCCCATGTGATGCTCGTGGACAAAAGACAGCGGCGGGGGAAGTTTTCCAATGTCGCAGACTTCCATCCGCATGAGTTTTTGTGTGCACAGAGATCTCCACCAAATCCGCCATTCCCTGAACACACAAGAGGGCCATATTTTGGAACAGACTGCAAACTGCTCTGTAGTTTAGCTCCACCAGTTGCTTTCCCTTTGGAGTTACCTCCTCCTTGTGGTGGGTCACCCGTGCGGGTATTTTCATcagcacaaaatggaggccACGCTTATTAATTATGTGCGGATGGATGGACAGACGGATGGGCGAACGGATCAACggatgcacatgtgtattttttttccttttttttcccttcccattctcccatttttacatttaagaaaaaaaaaattctccacATATTTTTGGCCAACGCCATTTGAGAagagccaaaaaaaaatggcacaaatcGGACAAAGAGCGAAGCGTGGGCgtggatttattttttcgctaGCGTTGCcttttgaaaatgtttttaaactttcccaaattttttccatagtGCGagcaaaaataagcaaaatcgtgttgcaaaaaaattttttatgaggtaaaataaaatctgAAACAATATGTGAGACCAGTTTGCCGAAAttaatcttaaaaaaaaggggaattaaCTGGTTGTTACAGTCTGCATGTTCGCATTCGGGAAACACACTTATTCTTGTACATACGTGAATCAAATTTTTCGGACGGATGAGAAGAGCAAAAtcgcacacacacaaacgcgCTCACACAGATagacaacaaaatgaacatttggaaaaataaaaaagtaaacacGGGAAAAACATTCACacatgcgtttttttaattttcaatttgttaataatttctgaacaatttttttttttttcccctttaatttcccgttttttgcgccttttcCTAATGCGAAAAATGTGCAACGGCGGAAGTTGCCGCGGTTCGAAATCCCGCTAGGGCAAACCGCAGGGGGGCgtaattttcacttttttctgtccCTTAGTTACCTCGTTAGTTGCTTCGTTAATTTGATTCATTTGTTAGCCAATTCGATAGTTAATTCGCCTTTTCGTTCTTCTgccctttcttttcttccaaagCGCTTAACTCCTGGGGCAAACGTCCCCACCGGGCCAGCCCCCAATCTACGCATTTTCGTGCCATTAAAATATGCTATTTTTCTGTTGTGCGATTTTTCTGTTGAGCGATTTTTCTGATAAGCGATTTTTCTGTTGAGCGATTTTCCCTCCAGTTGACTGGCATCCCCGATTGACATTCGCAACTTGAGGAAGCGCACAAAAGTTTCGCATGCGCGTGCGAATACATTTGCATGTGTAtccatatgtgtgcataaataCGCGCACCCGCGCACGCAACGttcacacacacatgcacattttcTCGCCATGGAAACTGAAAACGTGGAAGCCGCCCCTGAGGCTGTGGAGAACGACAACACGGAGTACCAATATGAAGGTAAgacaggaaaaaagggaaaggagcGTTTATGGGGGTTGTTCCAATGCCCACGTTGCAAATGTggttaatttgttttcattttttttcctcatttttttttcctcctcaggACAAGATGCAATCTCAATAAGTAAGCattcaaagaaaaaaaaaaaaaaattgacaataGCAAGGCACAAACTAGTCATACCCCTTGCATGCACAACACCCACCCATTTGTCATCACATAGACTACACAATTCATAAcgattttccccctcccaGTGCAAGAAGCAGAGATTGTCCTCATAACGACTTCTCTGATGGGAATAAAATCCTcgttcttttcttctttaaggGCACAGAACTTACTGAATTGTAAAAAGTTCCTCTACGTTGTTGTAGACTCCAATAGGGATACCAGCACGGCAAAAAGTGAGCAAATTGATACCTACCTAGAGATGTCTCACCTGTTCAGTTACTTAGTACTACACGTTTTGGTGAATCCTTTTCTGCGCCACCCTCCACTTTaattcatttcttcttcacatgtAATTCGCCAACCCCTTTGCAGACTTGAAAGACGAGGAACTTTTCAATCAGTGGAAAGAAGACGAATTGCTGCAGTCAAACGAAAACGGAATTCTGCTGCCTCAAGTTTTAATCGATGGTGTGTCAATAGGAAACGACATAGCATTGCAAAATTTGGAAGATGAAGGAAATTTGGACTTTATCGTGTCCAGGTTAAAATGCCCAAACTGCTTACAGGAAAAATCGAACACAGATGTGCAGTGCCCTCATTGTAAGTATGACTATGTCAGTTTAATTTCAGAAGAGTTGATTAGAGACAACGCGGTCGTAAGGATGCTACAGGGGGAGTTATACAATGAGGAGGAAACGGCAGAATAACCAGAGAAACATGCAAATAAAGTGAAGTCAAATCAAATAAACTGAAGTCAAATCAAATAAAGTGAAGTCAAATCAAATAAACCGAAGTCAAATCAAATTAAGTGACGTCAAAATAGTGCAGCCTTTTGCCTAAGCTCTACATAGGGacacttctcctttttgagaCCTCCCGACCCGTTGCCACCTACTTCTGCACAGCCAGAGTCACAATTCTGTCGCTTCTGCTGGAGACGCAGTAACGTCAGAACACGTCTCacctttcattttttctgatcAACAAATTAACCCCCTCTCTCTTATGCTAAACAGCTATCCTAACGTAACATAACATAACGCAACGCAGcacccatttttaattaacttatgatgaaaaatatatttgtttaatcCCTCGATGAGAAAAATTCAGTCGTGAATGCATGTAAACGTTATAAACGCTTTTCCAAAGCTCGAAATGTTGAGGAGCGCCTATTTGGAATCCCTTTTTGCAATGCCTATTTGGGAACACCTACTTGCGCACCCtcttttgtgcaaattttaaaagtaaaattttacagGCCTTAATTTTAAGACCCCATAAACGCGTAGCTGTCTCAGTCGGGCGTGCACACACGAGGAATTTCTCTTTATAGCTGTTGAGggtgcgtaaaaaaaaaaattcatgcgTGTCTGCATACGCCTTCACGCACAAACATGTGTGTTCACATGATTTTCCTATTTCCGCTAGGCTTTGTCCAAGCCGATTggtccccccccctttatatatatgtatacacatgcataccCGTGTGTGCAACCGTTACAACAGATGCCACACTCGAAGGGGTCTACAGCTCCCCCCATGGTGCATGTAAAAAACGCAACACATATTGTCTgctcttttaaattttgcgCCTCACATGTTGGGATCCACAAATGAGCAATAACTGCTCCTGCCTTggagttgtaaaaaaaaataacaagtaTCAGGCGTAAAAGCTGCTCGTAAAAACTGATCGTGGAAAGTGCCCATAAAAACGGCTTCTCCGTGTTTTCATAACTTAAGAATCCACTCAAAAAAGTCTCCACGCTTTATTGTGAAAAGGTGTTGCATTTTCCAAACATGTTTCCAACCTTGATGTgttgaaaaaagagaaagggaGACACGGGTGAATTATTCTACTtatgtgaaaaattttactaGGGGTTGTTTTCATGGTTAGCGAATTGAATTAACCGCCCATGTTGATCGTCTTTATTAGCCATCCATATTaactgtttatttttttttttttttttttttcaagtagCTCGATGCATGCACACCAGCCaaacgtttttaattttgcctGTACAgtcaggaaaaaatggaagtttttccggaaaaaaaataacacataTAGTTACATACACGTACATACGTGCGAACTTGCctgaattttttaacatcatGGCACAATATTGACCGCAAGAAGAAAACAGCCTTTTTCACACTTCGCAACCCttcataattaaaaaaaatgcaacactgatcttttttttctggcaacacacaaaaaactgcacacacatgtgaaCCTCGTGGAGTCAGTTGCATGTTTTAACGAAAGCGCGAGCATTTTgtacgaagaaaaaaaggaaaaggaa includes the following:
- a CDS encoding hypothetical protein (putative), encoding MKVRQEKRERSVYGGCSNAHVANVVNLFSFFFLIFFSSSGQDAISIMQEAEIVLITTSLMGIKSSFFSSLRAQNLLNCKKFLYVVVDSNRDTSTAKNLKDEELFNQWKEDELLQSNENGILLPQVLIDGVSIGNDIALQNLEDEGNLDFIVSRLKCPNCLQEKSNTDVQCPHCKYDYVSLISEELIRDNAVVRMLQGELYNEEETAE
- a CDS encoding hypothetical protein (putative), whose translation is MELYEEEIYDRASVNVSVILNDDIKEEIVENLKQNMKDRNVKISSYDYGSIHKINSYASEGEGGHAMLMHSWLKKMKVASSVVIFCVDWQGIANEGGEDRGSTGESPTVEGSNRESPTGESPNGESRTGESRTGESPSLESPGQVDPFQPGEPQLSRACVQNAAFMSQVNKDLMDRIEEINAIIMRRKKICKIVVLVILPENTQNTEQYIKYISLLNSKNISAIFITLGLKEIHNKIKKLENLLRDCINAFFKQHIISFERKSGQNILTFFNYNFKKAYVLEILERYDESMKIYVNLCKVFLQVKIHFQTNSPFSISIRMIYIYLFFKDFKKAIHHIYTHNKIIYLALMRREEEGAEEGAEGAEGAEAEADVVEEAGEGVGDIPRGGGRLSHVISMYGITGCSDLITSLKCWDNCRGEAPNGKEKHCANESVHLLYDLTMKEYLYYNLLSCIYLYFYRIVKNMNMNRKDTVLYGMYCCFCIYYMLKARRKRDKIVEAFSPVTQFDSYFKMCPVSVLQDFVQNFLIEIYSIISAKQISHLFRLVIYFLCLIYYERGNYRFCLYLLLSFYGSQEDSSVLSAVGVGALREGICPLGDLRTLLGVISAKRSYERTRNSHTHEPMLLLTLSCMGRLLHPDKWGSALDGSSSKEEPLNIKEYKHMFIQICFEYLNDLIRNNKKREQKNFSDFFSKYCEITKGEEGVPPLEEPPTISIRNVYVKLYCLIKPNGIASFLEIKNGTHVDFPFSPFIGISMNNHVSFYKLSFPNKSEGVIFATAEVVNEVGLNGKSVLNCIARESELIREHHCRNDPLEGASWKGYSLGEKNIVSFFIPEGKKKQIEVNYVDLYLNISCNIVRMRIHQVSVSIMREKFLERIPQGGEPPKVGSLDEEKSARKETLNHGSTIDAASRETTHGVITTGHPKEPKKEERKIFQIRVIKEGREESNFFKLKEGVYLNDYMNKIVRNGKSQFFQKALTKYVHYFVHCRNDVLYLNEYNPLLIFVRYSKYVKSFEFRFSYDCEGEDNLLVYLLTRKGSVLGVRRVHRDQSVAFFGGGEQVCRLVEGGSSGGSSGDSSEGSSGGSSGDSSEGSSGGRSGQDELAYERAADARRTCPGDTPRLILNQDEVKELVVDEALQELLSHRGSGEVDSKLSHPEKDVFFFQVERQGNRVDAKRRGGKLYGRSNFCNQCCMPYGMKRGRKNGGSRGPNRQTNCLTNRRTNRGRNDFPFYASIADNLMCVPLLVCPTRGSKHVNVNFDFSFRSADFEDQLKYPGRYSVEPSVITMVTRVARGGGAIEEEEEEGEKEEEKEGEKEGEKEEEKEGEKDGGLKRNTMNGGIMNRGSTEEVSAPTSKPNDCQGDVQLLSHRKKEETSPGWRNDAVQYYLYIHNNNAHGIIVEEIRGGTFKGTVEVSHKSTYCNFVKEKNPEGGGIIIKYHFNVRNLFFPFNKMWRNIIRTLVVKVPRADRIDDRMGEGEGNYYSPVNDVKKSKIRIDLLYERTAKCNEIFVVESVITNETNITEEVIIFLYDRKRGGRDRGEKRKEEGVVMKSSWDEPSSVQSTKKVHEFKFKNEQEYYNNNNTSESTSDSSVLSSDDLENLFDQDNYMSDDTNDGFGKKTYIITGGRIMKNILLPYQSIRLRWSFIIFTHGFVTLPSVLIKRKTKIKNNVNVFASANVELFVV